A genomic stretch from Theobroma cacao cultivar B97-61/B2 chromosome 4, Criollo_cocoa_genome_V2, whole genome shotgun sequence includes:
- the LOC18601552 gene encoding casparian strip membrane protein 3, translating into MKAGGTELGEGGKSSTSRSGVNKGVSILDFIFRILAFIGTLGSAIAMVTTNETLPFFTRFFQFRAEYDDLPTFTFFVVANAIVSGYLLLSLPFSIFHIVRSSAQRTRMILIFFDMVMLALLTAGASAAAAIVYLAHKGNARVNWLAICQQFNSFCQRTSGSLIGSFAGIILLALLIMLLGVALARRP; encoded by the exons atgaaggCAGGAGGTACTGAGCTTGGGGAGGGGGGGAAGAGTTCTACCTCAAGAAGTGGAGTGAACAAAGGTGTATCTATACTGGACTTTATTTTCAGGATACTGGCATTTATTGGTACCCTGGGGAGTGCAATTGCCATGGTGACTACTAACGAAACGCTACCTTTCTTTACGCGGTTTTTTCAGTTTAGGGCTGAGTATGATGACCTACCAACGTTCAC GTTCTTTGTGGTTGCCAATGCCATTGTAAGTGGCTATCTGCTgctttctctccctttttcaATCTTCCACATCGTAAGGAGCAGTGCACAAAGGACTAGGATGATCCTGATCTTCTTTGACATG GTGATGCTGGCTCTTTTAACGGCAGGAGCTTCTGCAGCAGCAGCTATTGTGTACTTAGCACATAAGGGCAATGCCAGGGTAAATTGGCTTGCCATCTGTCAGCAATTCAACTCCTTCTGCCAGCGTACTTCTGGCTCTTTGATTGGATCCTTTGCAGGAATCATCCTCCTCGCACTGCTGATTATGTTATTGGGTGTGGCCCTTGCTCGACGTCCTTAG
- the LOC18601553 gene encoding pentatricopeptide repeat-containing protein At5g15300, whose product MIRKRPSDGSLNRNQRSSATFWSQCTNLRSLKQIHASLITKGFNSNPSALRELIFQAAVGMSGGLSYAHELFDRISHPDNFMWNTIIRGSAQSQNPLNAVLRYTQMAKCGVEPDNFTFPFVLKACTKLCWRKMGFGIQGKALKMGFIGNSFLRNTLIYFHANCGDLSVASELFDASAKRDVVPWSALTSGYAKRGELDVARRYFDEMPVKDLVSWNVMITGYVKRGEMDSARKLFNEVPKKDVVTWNAMIAGYVICGECEKALKMFEEMKNAGERPDEVTMLSLLNACADLGDLQVGTRIHWSLSEMGSRNFNVLLGNALVDMYAKCGSIERALEVFREMREKDVSTWNSVIGGLAFHGHAEESIKLFTEMQRSKVRPNEITFVGVFVACSHAGKVNEGHQYFKLMRDGYNIEPNIRHYGCMVDMLGRAGQLDEAFKLIDSMEIEPNAIIWRTLLGACRIHGNVELGRRANERLLKMRREQSGDYVLLSNIYASKGEWDGVEKVRKMMDDSGVTKEPGCSLLEAEEKALMHFLFDSKSKINLRPKNLVP is encoded by the coding sequence ATGATAAGAAAACGACCAAGCGACGGGAGCCTCAACCGCAACCAACGGTCATCAGCGACCTTTTGGTCACAATGCACAAACCTCCGTTCCTTGAAACAAATCCATGCTTCCCTCATCACCAAAGGCTTCAATTCCAACCCATCCGCCTTAAGAGaactcattttccaagccGCCGTTGGGATGTCAGGTGGTTTGAGTTATGCTCATGAATTGTTCGATAGAATTTCCCACCCAGATAACTTCATGTGGAACACAATTATAAGAGGCTCAGCTCAGAGCCAAAACCCTTTAAACGCCGTTTTAAGATATACCCAGATGGCGAAATGCGGCGTTGAGCCAGATAACTTTacctttccttttgttcttaaaGCTTGTACTAAGCTGTGTTGGAGAAAAATGGGGTTTGGGATTCAAGGGAAGGCTTTGAAAATGGGGTTTATAGGGAATAGTTTTTTGAGGAATACCCTTATATATTTTCATGCTAATTGTGGAGACCTGAGTGTTGCAAGTGAGCTTTTTGACGCTTCAGCCAAAAGGGATGTTGTTCCTTGGTCAGCTTTGACTTCAGGCTATGCGAAAAGGGGGGAACTTGATGTGGCAAGGAGGTATTTTGATGAGATGCCGGTGAAGGATTTAGTTTCTTGGAATGTTATGATCACGGGATATGTGAAAAGAGGGGAGATGGATAGTGCAAGGAAGCTTTTTAATGAAGTTCCAAAAAAGGATGTTGTGACTTGGAATGCTATGATTGCAGGGTATGTTATTTGTGGGGAATGTGAGAAGGCGTTGAAGATGTTTGAGGAGATGAAGAACGCAGGGGAGAGGCCAGATGAGGTTACCATGTTGAGTTTGTTGAATGCATGTGCAGATTTGGGAGATTTACAAGTTGGGACAAGGATACATTGGTCTCTTTCAGAGATGGGCTCGAGAAACTTTAATGTTTTGCTTGGGAATGCACTTGTAGATATGTATGCAAAGTGCGGCAGCATTGAGAGGGCGCTAGAAGTTTTTCGAGAGATGAGAGAAAAAGATGTGTCAACATGGAATTCAGTAATAGGAGGATTGGCTTTTCATGGCCATGCGGAGGAATCAATTAAGCTGTTTACTGAGATGCAAAGGTCAAAAGTCAGGCCAAATGAGATCACTTTTGTTGGGGTCTTCGTTGCTTGCAGTCATGCTGGGAAAGTAAATGAGGGTCATCAATATTTCAAGCTTATGAGAGATGGCTATAATATCGAGCCAAATATTAGGCATTATGGGTGTATGGTGGATATGCTAGGGCGTGCTGGGCAATTGGATGAAGCATTCAAACTCATAGACTCGATGGAGATTGAACCTAATGCCATTATTTGGAGGACTCTGCTTGGGGCTTGTAGAATTCATGGAAATGTTGAGTTGGGAAGGCGTGCAAATGAGAGACTACTCAAGATGAGAAGGGAACAGAGTGGAGACTATGTATTACTTTCCAATATATATGCTTCAAAAGGTGAGTGGGATGGAGTGGAGAAGGTAAGGAAGATGATGGATGACTCTGGGGTAACTAAAGAGCCTGGTTGTAGCCTTTTGGAAGCTGAAGAAAAAGCTCTCATgcattttttgtttgattcGAAATCCAAGATAAATTTAAGACCAAAGAATCTCGTGCCATGA
- the LOC18601554 gene encoding NAC domain-containing protein 92: MENISSFRKEDEQMELPPGFRFHPTDEELITHYLSQKVLNSCFCAIAIGEVDLNKCEPWDLPWKAKMGEKEWYFFCVRDRKYPTGLRTNRATEAGYWKATGKDKEIFKAKTLVGMKKTLVFYRGRAPKGEKTNWVMHEYRLEGKYSIYNLPKTAKNEWVICRVFQKSPGGKKTHISGFSRLSSYGNDLPPSVLPPLMDSSPHNSETRTGAGETSHVTCFSDPMEDQKTPEEIIDSFNTSLLASSSSSDISPTSILLSKTFLPSSAYTNQIIPNIGNLQYSDSFWMQDQSILKMLLESPRVNSRQNSKAEFSQDSVVSNPEMIQDPSCSAGPADLGCLWSYKI; encoded by the exons aTGGAAAACATTTCTAGCTTTAGAAAGGAAGATGAGCAAATGGAATTGCCTCCAGGATTTCGATTCCACCCTACTGATGAAGAGTTGATAACTCACTATCTTTCCCAAAAGGTCCTGAATAGCTGTTTCTGTGCTATAGCTATTGGTGAGGTTGATTTGAACAAGTGTGAGCCTTGGGATTTGCCTT GGAAAGCCaaaatgggtgaaaaagaATGGTATTTTTTCTGTGTTAGAGACAGAAAGTACCCTACTGGTTTGAGAACAAACAGGGCTACCGAAGCCGGTTATTGGAAAGCAACAGGCAAAGATAAAGAGATTTTCAAGGCTAAAACACTTGTTGGAATGAAGAAAACTTTGGTTTTCTATAGAGGGAGAGCACCAAAAGGAGAGAAAACCAATTGGGTCATGCACGAATATCGTTTAGAAGGAAAATATTCAATATACAATCTCCCCAAAACAGCCAAG AACGAGTGGGTTATCTGTAGAGTATTCCAAAAGAGTCCTGGTGGCaaaaaaacacatatttcaggATTTTCAAGGTTGAGTTCCTACGGGAACGATTTGCCTCCTTCAGTATTGCCTCCATTAATGGATTCTTCACCACACAACAGCGAAACAAGAACTGGTGCTGGCGAGACATCTCACGTGACCTGCTTCTCCGATCCCATGGAGGACCAGAAAACACCGGAGGAAATTATTGATAGCTTCAACACTTCTCTTTTagcttcttcatcttcctctGATATATCCCCTACTTCAATTCTTTTGTCAAAAACCTTCCTGCCAAGCTCTGCATACACCAACCAAATTATTCCAAACATTGGGAACTTGCAATACTCAGATTCTTTTTGGATGCAAGACCAGTCCATATTGAAAATGTTACTTGAAAGTCCTAGAGTGAACTCGAGGCAGAATTCGAAAGCTGAGTTCTCCCAGGATTCAGTCGTATCGAACCCTGAAATGATTCAAGATCCTTCATGTTCTGCAGGACCAGCAGACCTTGGTTGCCTTTGGAGTTATAAGATTTga